Sequence from the Helianthus annuus cultivar XRQ/B chromosome 13, HanXRQr2.0-SUNRISE, whole genome shotgun sequence genome:
AAGTGTGTGTGAAGTATATGCTTTAGATAGATCATAAAGGCTAGTTGAGGCACAAGGATATTATTCTTAATCAACATTAtatctttgaaaatgttttgttGTTGCAacttttatgtatttatttatatgACAATTCTCCAATATGAATCAAATTAATTATTTAGTTGTCTATTGTTAATTTTCTTGTGAAGGTTTGTTGCCTTCTTTCTCATTTGATCGATCTTTCCTAGTCTCCATCTCAACAATCGAGCCTTCTTCTTTCTTGATTGCACATTAGCGATCGGGTATGATGATGGAACCCTAAGGCACAACTTTATTGCATAGCAACCGTTAAAACCTTAGTTTCAATCACTAATTATATCTCTAATCCTCTCTCCTTTTATCGTGGTCGTTGTCCTTTGTTCCTTGTGATCTCATTGACACGCAATGCTTACattttcttcaagcttcaaagATGTTTTCAACTCTTTTGCTTGTTTTTAGCATTAACACTTGAAAAACTTTACCTTTGCAGACTTCATTTCGCATAAGTAAAAAACTGTAAAATAATAAAACCACTCTTTACTACTTTTCTATAAGCAAAACCACAATGCTTTTTGTGAAAATATTAATCATGTTGTTTTTCATTGATAAAGATATGTGGAAGAAATGAATAACAAAGAATACATCAGGTTATTTATCATATTGCGGGACAGAAAATATTTATGTCACCtcttaaaaatgaaaaaaaaaaaaagtaaaggaAAGAAATACCCTTATTAcaacaaaatatttttatatgattttatatacATATCAAACGTGAGGACTAAATATAAAGAGGCATGCATATCGTACCCTATAAATACACACCCATTCATTCCTACCACACCACCTTTCTCGTCATAAactcaatctctctctctctctctctctctctctctctctacaagaAGTAGAGTCACATTTAAATTCCCAAAATGGCCTTCAAGAAGTCATCAAACAACAAGCTCTCACAAGCAGCACTTATCAAACATATTTTAAAGAGGTGTTCAAGCCTAGgaaggaaacaacaacaacattaCGATGACGTACCCAAGGGCCATTTCGTTGTTTACGTTGGTGAAAACCGAAGCCGATATGTCATTCCCATTTCCTTCTTGTCACGCCCCGAGTTCCAAACCTTGCTCCACCAAGCCGAAGAAGAGTTCGGGTTTAATCATGACATGGGTCTAATCATTCCTTGTGAAGAACAAACCTTTGAGTCACTAACTTCATTGCTTCGGTTTTGAGACCACACATGATCAACTAGCTATTACGATTATTTTCCCCTTTTATTGCTTCTTGAATGTCATTTTGCCTTTGACACATTTGGCTCTCTAGTGCTAGAAGCTATCCAATTCCTGACCAGGGTCCAACGGGTCATCTACAACAATTGTTCAGCCTCAGGGAGCAGAATTTTGTCTTTGATagattagggtttgcaattcagaaaggggtgaCGACGCAGCTTGTTACCAGTTTACCTTTTGTTTTGATATAACTTGGCAAGTATTGATGATCATATAAAATtcatataaaaaaatttaaatttgatCTAGCCATGCATAAAATAGTATTTTAATTAAAACCCCACAACTTGGAATGGGTTTCTTTAGTTGATTgtaaattttaaagatttttctCTCATGATGTATGTGTTTGTTGTTTTCTATTCTTGTTTACTAGTTCGTTTGAATTACTCGTTTAGGATAAATTGCATTTTACGTCCTTTAAGTTTTATCAAAATTTCAGTCATTGTCTTTAACTAACGAAATTACATAGATGTCATTTATGATTTAATTTATTTATAGCAGATTTCTTTTATGTTTTAGTTTCTTTACAACAGagttctttatttttttttatcttttctgGGAGAAATAACATCGTCTGTAAAGAGATCAGAACATAAAGGACATCTGCTTTAATTTTATTAGTTAAACGACCACGTCTAAAATTTTACTGAAACTTAAAAAACGTAAAAtgcaatttactctttaaataATATAAATGAATGGATGGTAGATTTTACTCCGCTggcttttataaaataatttatttgttaaatttGTGTTCACGATTCATTTGCTTTTTTAGAGTGCACGGGGCGTTCTCGGTGACCCCATGCggggacctcctctaccgaagaGGGGTGGTGCTGCCATTCAATCGGTGACCAACATGGGGGACCAAAATCGGTGGGAATTCACcgaagagagggaggagagagggaggagtgGGCCAATGAAAAATTTCcccttttttttaataaaaaaccaagtcacctaagaggggagtgccgccatcaatttagggattaggggagtttaagagaggagttgacgtggcacacgaggattggttatgcgtaagagaggggacccCCCTCTTagggcatgtgtagtcataaagccctaaaaggggcgttatgcgccatgtggcatgccacgtcagcaaggggctttatggggctttatgcaatttgaggccgtagtcataaagcccctgtgtaatcattactcaattaatttaattttcaattttttaaataatttataagttttataaaataaaaaaacatttcattaaataaaaaacactacattaaaattaaaaaaaaagttacactaggtttttttaaaaatatcttcGGTGAATTTCGGTGAAAGACTCTTCCGACGGGGAACCCATTTTTTTATAAGGTGACACTaggttttttaaaaatatatagagaatgagaatgagaatgtattgagttgtaaaaaaaatggaagaatgtgagggtatttatagtgtgaaaagtaaaaaaaactgatttttttttttaatatatgacCGTTATCAAACGGTCAAAAATAATAAATTTCCAAATTCTCGCGCCGCGAAATTTTTCAcgcttttgtttttttttttggtcatggcgccgggggggggggggggggcggtgtGGGCGGCGCCATAGCGGCGCTATGGCCCTTGGTCGCGCCCCACTACGTATTGccttaggggagtgccccttacacccttatgAATTAGTATGTGTAATCATTTTCTTAAAAGTTATGTTGGTCGACTAGAAGTCTTCCCTAAGCTACACGGAAAGGGAGTTATACGTTGACGAATGATGATGTAGTTGACTCGCACGACCTCTCATCGAGTTTTTGTCAAGTTATTTTAAACTCCAACTTCAGTTGAGCTTATTTAAGGCGTCTTTTATCGAgttcaaagaaaaaaaatcaactttGAAACCGTAAAAATTGATTTAACCATCATATAATTACAAATATTGTGAAAGTAAATTGCTCTAAGGTCATCTCCAATTGGGGCTACAGGTTATACCTGTCCCAATTTCATCTATTTTTCACGAACTTGATGGGTGCCGCTCTCATAGTCTTTAGGATGGCGTCCTTATGGACGGGCGCACCCCTTCCCTCTATCTTCACTTTAATTGCCACATCCTCTACGTCGTTTCATAGACGCCCAC
This genomic interval carries:
- the LOC110918230 gene encoding auxin-responsive protein SAUR50, translating into MAFKKSSNNKLSQAALIKHILKRCSSLGRKQQQHYDDVPKGHFVVYVGENRSRYVIPISFLSRPEFQTLLHQAEEEFGFNHDMGLIIPCEEQTFESLTSLLRF